The following coding sequences are from one bacterium window:
- a CDS encoding glycoside hydrolase family 130 protein: MNEIITRYPHNPILSADRIPYPATLIFNAGVAKYQGKYVMVFRNDYGGRPGSNHFDGTNIGVAVSDDGIHFVPKSKPWIEWKTEEISRAYDPRITVIDDRCYLCFAVDTKHGIRGGIAVTDDFDHWEVLSLSAPDNRNMVLFPGKVDGKFLRLERPFPIYGRGGPENFDLWYSDSPDCAYWGNTQLVLGSEQVPWANCKIGPGAPPVKTPAGWLTAFHAVNTDKTRELPAWHRDWYKTYTIGIMLLDLQSPWKVIGMAREPLMVPTTSYEKEGFRGHVLFPGGMILEPNGEVKLYYGAADTVECLATAHVDDLIALCLGRK; the protein is encoded by the coding sequence ATGAACGAAATAATCACGCGATATCCCCATAATCCGATCCTGTCAGCGGATCGGATTCCATATCCGGCAACCCTCATCTTTAATGCCGGTGTGGCCAAGTACCAGGGCAAGTATGTCATGGTGTTCAGGAATGACTACGGGGGGCGTCCGGGCAGTAACCATTTTGATGGCACCAATATCGGGGTGGCAGTTTCCGATGATGGGATTCACTTTGTGCCAAAATCAAAGCCGTGGATTGAATGGAAGACTGAGGAGATTAGCCGGGCCTACGACCCCCGGATCACGGTGATTGATGACCGCTGTTATCTCTGCTTTGCCGTCGATACCAAACATGGGATTCGCGGCGGTATTGCGGTGACAGATGATTTTGATCATTGGGAAGTCCTGAGTCTTTCCGCTCCTGATAACCGGAATATGGTCCTTTTTCCCGGGAAGGTGGACGGGAAGTTTCTCCGGCTTGAAAGACCGTTCCCGATCTATGGCCGGGGAGGTCCGGAGAATTTCGACCTGTGGTATTCGGATTCTCCTGATTGTGCCTACTGGGGTAACACACAGTTGGTGCTGGGTTCCGAACAGGTGCCATGGGCTAACTGCAAGATCGGTCCCGGTGCCCCGCCGGTGAAGACGCCTGCCGGCTGGTTGACGGCGTTTCATGCCGTCAATACGGATAAAACCAGGGAACTACCCGCCTGGCATCGGGACTGGTATAAGACCTACACCATCGGAATCATGCTCCTTGATCTCCAAAGTCCGTGGAAAGTGATTGGTATGGCCCGTGAACCCCTGATGGTGCCCACCACGAGTTATGAGAAGGAAGGGTTCCGGGGACACGTGCTTTTCCCGGGCGGTATGATTCTTGAGCCGAACGGGGAAGTGAAACTTTATTATGGCGCGGCCGATACGGTAGAATGCCTGGCCACGGCCCATGTGGATGACCTGATTGCCTTGTGTCTGGGGAGGAAATAA
- a CDS encoding glycoside hydrolase family 38 C-terminal domain-containing protein, protein MKKITFHLIANAHLDPVWLWDWREGMNEGLITCRTILNLMDEFDELTFVRGESAIYQFIEEHDPKTFRRILKYIEAGRWDVVGGTVIQPDTNLPAAETFARLFTHGQSYFKSRFGFTARVAWAADSFGHCAGLPEVMAQSGITGFAFTRPMEGTLPLAKPAFWWEGPGGSRVMGYRPTVGWYGTQRMEMQPRLDASLEEALKCDLKNVGIFYGLGDHGGGPSRVHVREIRRWAAAHPEVNVVHSGLHRLFDALHQEKAELPIHHGEMNFTLRGCYASVAKFKFAYRKTEALLASVERTDSVIRSSLNEKPADLREAWDSVLFNSFHDILPGSSIERAYDEQLAWLGGAFHQSQRVELSALNALALKVDTRVAKPEGDFPSALPVLVWNPHPWPFKGHMEWEACMDYRDIAQYKGRGDQLPLRVLDADGRALPFQVVANENALDNWGAPWRKRVVVPVELPPLGWKVFEYGWVEGAEKPQSSNPVCAGKPGMIDNGLYQVQAKVGGKGIKIGRKGKPVLGGEGLSAVVVEDQLGSWGAEGQPETINLSKVLEHWKIAAVETLESGPERAKLWVRLAGARSWIELSFQLFRGQDAVEVSARVLWNERYARLKLVMPVGATEAEFEVPGARVRRKPCGEVPGGRWVRTFGKAGTFGFASDSLYCFDCTDGMLRATVVRSSGYAHSGPPLMKDWRPAVDCGELKFRFLINPGNKELPFLAQTLEQPPVAVLVPAKQGPLPKTGSLASLSPASLQVLALKRAEDGKGLVLRVQETSGQKTVATWTWLGQTIQLGAVKANTLASWRLLKQGGRWKATRTSIVETGTGKP, encoded by the coding sequence ATGAAAAAAATAACATTCCACCTGATTGCAAACGCTCATCTTGATCCCGTCTGGTTATGGGACTGGCGTGAGGGGATGAACGAGGGGCTGATTACCTGCCGGACGATTTTAAACCTGATGGACGAATTCGATGAGTTGACTTTTGTCCGGGGCGAATCGGCGATTTATCAATTCATCGAGGAGCATGACCCGAAGACGTTTCGGCGTATTCTGAAGTACATCGAGGCCGGGCGTTGGGATGTGGTGGGCGGCACTGTGATCCAGCCGGACACGAATCTGCCGGCCGCTGAGACGTTCGCCCGTCTCTTTACCCATGGGCAGAGCTATTTCAAATCCCGCTTCGGTTTCACAGCGCGGGTTGCCTGGGCGGCGGATTCATTCGGTCATTGTGCCGGGTTGCCGGAAGTGATGGCGCAGTCCGGCATCACCGGGTTTGCCTTCACACGGCCCATGGAGGGGACTTTACCGCTGGCCAAGCCGGCGTTCTGGTGGGAAGGTCCGGGCGGGTCACGGGTGATGGGCTATCGGCCCACAGTGGGGTGGTACGGCACGCAACGCATGGAGATGCAACCCCGGCTTGATGCCTCCCTGGAGGAGGCCCTCAAATGTGATTTGAAGAATGTGGGAATTTTTTACGGACTGGGTGACCATGGAGGAGGGCCGAGCCGCGTGCATGTTCGGGAGATCCGCCGGTGGGCGGCCGCGCACCCTGAGGTCAACGTGGTGCATTCGGGGCTTCACCGTCTGTTCGATGCGCTTCATCAGGAAAAGGCTGAATTGCCGATCCATCACGGGGAAATGAATTTCACTCTGCGTGGATGCTATGCCTCTGTGGCGAAATTTAAATTTGCCTACCGCAAAACCGAGGCATTACTGGCTTCCGTTGAACGGACTGACTCCGTCATCCGCAGTTCGCTGAATGAAAAGCCAGCGGACTTGCGCGAGGCGTGGGATAGCGTGTTATTCAATTCATTCCATGACATTCTTCCCGGCTCCAGTATTGAACGGGCATATGATGAACAACTGGCCTGGCTGGGCGGGGCGTTTCATCAGTCCCAGCGGGTTGAGTTGTCCGCTCTGAATGCGCTGGCCCTGAAGGTAGATACCCGCGTGGCAAAGCCGGAGGGCGATTTCCCCTCTGCGTTACCGGTGCTGGTTTGGAATCCCCATCCCTGGCCGTTCAAGGGGCATATGGAGTGGGAAGCATGTATGGACTACCGTGACATTGCCCAATACAAGGGGCGTGGTGACCAGCTTCCACTGCGGGTGCTGGATGCCGATGGGCGAGCCCTGCCGTTTCAGGTGGTTGCCAATGAAAATGCCCTGGACAACTGGGGGGCACCCTGGCGGAAGCGAGTGGTGGTGCCGGTTGAGTTGCCGCCGCTCGGGTGGAAGGTGTTTGAGTATGGATGGGTGGAAGGCGCGGAGAAGCCCCAGTCGTCAAACCCGGTGTGCGCCGGGAAACCCGGCATGATTGATAACGGGTTGTATCAGGTGCAGGCAAAGGTCGGCGGCAAGGGCATCAAGATAGGTCGCAAGGGGAAGCCCGTGCTGGGTGGAGAGGGGTTGTCGGCCGTTGTGGTGGAGGATCAATTGGGGTCATGGGGCGCCGAAGGTCAGCCTGAAACCATAAATCTTTCGAAAGTCCTGGAGCATTGGAAAATTGCGGCGGTTGAGACGCTGGAGTCCGGACCGGAGCGTGCCAAATTGTGGGTCCGGCTTGCAGGCGCGCGATCATGGATTGAGCTTTCATTTCAACTTTTCCGTGGGCAGGATGCGGTCGAGGTGTCGGCGCGCGTTCTCTGGAATGAGCGGTATGCCCGGCTCAAGTTGGTGATGCCGGTGGGTGCTACCGAAGCTGAGTTCGAGGTGCCCGGTGCCCGGGTCAGGCGCAAACCCTGCGGTGAGGTGCCCGGCGGACGCTGGGTTCGGACTTTTGGCAAGGCCGGGACCTTCGGGTTTGCCAGCGATAGCCTCTATTGTTTTGACTGTACCGATGGAATGTTGCGCGCCACGGTGGTGCGTTCCAGCGGGTACGCCCACAGTGGGCCGCCTCTGATGAAGGACTGGCGTCCTGCGGTGGATTGCGGGGAGTTGAAGTTCCGTTTTCTGATCAATCCCGGCAATAAGGAACTCCCGTTCCTGGCTCAGACGTTGGAGCAGCCACCGGTGGCGGTTCTGGTTCCGGCCAAGCAAGGGCCGCTGCCGAAAACGGGGTCGTTGGCGTCGCTCAGTCCAGCCTCGCTTCAGGTTCTGGCTTTGAAAAGGGCCGAGGATGGCAAAGGGTTGGTTTTGAGAGTTCAGGAGACGTCCGGCCAGAAAACGGTGGCGACCTGGACGTGGCTTGGACAGACCATTCAGTTGGGGGCCGTCAAGGCGAATACCCTGGCAAGTTGGCGCCTTCTAAAACAGGGTGGCCGTTGGAAGGCAACCCGCACATCCATTGTCGAAACCGGAACGGGTAAACCATGA
- a CDS encoding FAD-dependent oxidoreductase: MKFQREVPVRHEVDVFVAGGGPAGCAAAWQAARQGASVFLAEGQGCFGGMGTSGLVPAFMQFGDGVTFLAAGFGEHLLDRLIAAEGTPRRKPGEDRTSGYTIRVEVLKRVYDEMIIESGVTFSFHTHLIGVEAEGGTVSRAILWGKSGLFAVQAKQFIDATGDGDLAVQAGASFEKGDDQGQLMPGTLCSIWADVDFDKVIWEVPQGARIEEAYRAGVFQHCDKHLPGIWKISEGLGGGNVGHAFGVDATDERSLTQAMVGGRQMMMEYQNYYHQYVAGFSRMKLVSTGAVLGVRETRRIMGDYMLNVGDFTSRAVFADEIGRYCYPIDIHVTRPNDETEYKRFEKEFAEMRYKPGESYGIPYRSLVPRGLDNVLVAGRCISVDRLMLGSIRVMPGCFITGQAAGMAAAMAAAQGVTPRELDVSKLQAELVKAGACLPNTSKTT; encoded by the coding sequence ATGAAATTTCAGCGTGAAGTGCCTGTTCGACATGAGGTGGATGTTTTTGTTGCAGGGGGCGGGCCAGCTGGCTGTGCTGCCGCCTGGCAGGCAGCCCGGCAGGGAGCCAGTGTCTTTCTTGCCGAAGGGCAGGGCTGTTTTGGCGGGATGGGCACATCCGGGCTGGTGCCGGCATTCATGCAGTTTGGTGATGGAGTCACCTTTCTGGCTGCGGGATTTGGGGAACACCTATTGGATCGGTTGATTGCTGCGGAGGGGACGCCCCGGAGGAAACCGGGGGAGGATCGTACCAGTGGCTATACGATTCGAGTCGAGGTCTTGAAGCGGGTCTATGACGAGATGATCATCGAGTCGGGGGTAACCTTCTCCTTTCACACACACTTGATCGGGGTGGAGGCTGAAGGGGGAACGGTCAGCCGGGCCATTCTCTGGGGGAAGAGCGGCCTCTTTGCTGTACAGGCCAAACAGTTTATTGATGCCACTGGTGACGGGGATCTGGCTGTGCAGGCGGGGGCCTCCTTTGAAAAAGGGGATGACCAGGGGCAGTTGATGCCCGGCACGCTTTGCTCGATCTGGGCCGATGTTGATTTTGACAAGGTAATCTGGGAGGTGCCGCAAGGGGCCCGGATTGAAGAAGCCTATCGTGCCGGAGTGTTCCAACACTGCGACAAGCATCTGCCTGGCATCTGGAAGATTTCAGAAGGACTCGGGGGAGGGAATGTCGGACATGCGTTCGGGGTGGATGCGACGGATGAGCGCTCACTGACTCAGGCGATGGTTGGGGGGCGCCAGATGATGATGGAGTATCAGAATTACTATCATCAGTACGTGGCTGGGTTCTCCCGAATGAAACTGGTCTCAACCGGTGCCGTGTTGGGGGTGCGTGAGACCCGGCGGATCATGGGTGACTATATGTTGAACGTGGGCGATTTCACGTCGAGGGCGGTTTTTGCCGATGAAATCGGCCGCTATTGTTATCCGATCGATATTCATGTGACACGGCCCAACGATGAGACGGAATACAAGCGGTTTGAAAAGGAGTTTGCGGAGATGCGGTATAAGCCAGGGGAAAGTTACGGCATTCCCTATCGGAGTCTGGTTCCCCGCGGGCTTGACAATGTCCTTGTTGCGGGACGTTGCATCAGCGTGGACCGGCTTATGCTAGGTTCGATCCGGGTGATGCCCGGCTGTTTCATTACCGGTCAGGCGGCGGGGATGGCGGCCGCGATGGCGGCGGCTCAAGGGGTGACACCGAGGGAACTGGATGTTTCCAAATTACAGGCGGAGTTGGTAAAAGCCGGCGCTTGCCTGCCCAATACTTCAAAAACGACATAA
- a CDS encoding uroporphyrinogen decarboxylase family protein, with the protein MNKRDAMIAALSRRTPGVAVPIWELEFQAWDAASGKHVVLGREFESLSPAGQEQAMQQNAEIMVAVSAELEYAALTVPNGYWNHAPGQLAYYCLPGDTRFRQSAILRERAPRDLMLVAITGGIIKADYSMEFCCRLVDDPESIDAMAQNSLKAALEVAKRFRDVGAEIVVSPSDLADNSGPFFNPEQMERWILPYLTQWSDAIREMGMYSILHSDGNLTRYLETIASTGVDALQAIDPTAGMDMPKAREMAGQRLCLCGNIDCGLLLRGRPDAVYQSTRNLLVTCKADGGLVLGASNAVQPEVPMENYRAMIQAWREWGQ; encoded by the coding sequence GTGAATAAACGAGACGCTATGATAGCCGCGCTTTCGCGGAGGACCCCCGGAGTGGCCGTTCCGATCTGGGAGCTCGAGTTCCAGGCGTGGGATGCGGCATCGGGGAAACATGTGGTTTTAGGGCGCGAGTTTGAGTCGCTCTCCCCGGCCGGGCAGGAACAGGCCATGCAGCAGAATGCCGAGATCATGGTTGCTGTCTCGGCGGAGTTGGAGTATGCCGCGCTGACGGTGCCCAACGGGTATTGGAATCATGCCCCGGGCCAGTTGGCCTATTACTGTCTGCCCGGTGACACACGTTTCCGGCAATCGGCCATATTGCGGGAACGGGCCCCACGCGATCTGATGCTGGTAGCGATTACGGGGGGTATCATCAAAGCCGACTACTCGATGGAGTTCTGCTGCCGTCTCGTGGATGACCCCGAGAGTATTGACGCCATGGCTCAGAATAGCCTGAAGGCCGCATTGGAGGTAGCGAAACGTTTTCGTGATGTCGGGGCGGAGATTGTGGTTTCCCCTTCCGATCTCGCCGACAACTCGGGGCCTTTTTTCAACCCCGAACAAATGGAGCGCTGGATTCTGCCCTATTTAACGCAGTGGTCGGATGCGATTCGTGAAATGGGAATGTACAGCATTCTTCATAGCGATGGGAACCTGACCCGTTATCTAGAGACCATCGCGTCGACCGGGGTTGATGCCCTGCAGGCCATTGATCCTACCGCCGGCATGGATATGCCCAAGGCGAGGGAGATGGCCGGGCAGCGCCTCTGTTTGTGCGGAAATATTGATTGCGGTCTTCTGCTCAGGGGGCGGCCCGACGCTGTTTATCAATCCACCCGGAACCTCCTCGTCACCTGCAAGGCCGACGGCGGATTGGTCCTGGGCGCCTCCAATGCCGTCCAGCCTGAGGTGCCGATGGAGAATTACCGCGCCATGATTCAGGCGTGGAGGGAATGGGGTCAATGA
- a CDS encoding sugar-binding protein — MKSLLFYMIVVGFGVLLNGTCFVQAGDAVPEKRQTLLLDEVLQAGEMDWSFDNGREFKGAKGSLILLKDEPEAGRNGMRLAGDFTGGGAYVQAVRKLPELAGSTLDSLVLTLRSTNCTKFTVRMTDSTGQCHQQKIATLVADGQWHEVVLDPLKIAGGEHWGGANDGQWHGSPSMVAVILNKSQTLSPVLDIARPRAITKAVSLVEAACYKEGFEAGRMPEKWESVGTVMLTDVQPFSGNGALQLVRTLENVNQPIHARGPVFTARPGAWEVAGAGRSALYSPDESFQGVIAVEWLDAAGKMLERSLAQELRGTNVWKPFKKTLEAPAGTVAGRLGVELEKTYGAMAVDELSVSFVPPAAGAAKQFDRVMLSPSRLGGMFLPDEMPTYKVSVWALKPLKKEDLTVTASISDYWGAEQGVSQIVTLQKTAFKQQVFQYEGELVLSTNGLEVGRFYRLHLDVPQPGAKPFRHTIGLARLPEALTKQYSPEEIPFTIRNWDNRIKDYFFLTDRIGIRVPGVWGGWSDKPPYKPNLPGGEWCQKLGMKWVTGSPGAGVERGKVMDPVMLKTGMTNFLKTYATNGLAYICLGNEPSGGPSQITSNIAAYKVLYEAVKAFDPKIQVIATSVEPNEEYFRQGYQNYCDIYDFHTYESYPGIRKTVEAYKALMEKYHAVKPIFSTELGLNCQGLSRQIVAQEMVKKFAVFFAAGGVNASWFTIMYPDPKGTEANSSGQAFNIYDTRYNQYNPKLDAVTLYQAINAIANKAFKMERTYADGTESYLFANSKGECLQMVWNEKGRTDIGLAVPGAETASLVLLDGTTLPLAPHEGVVTVTVSAEPIMVLYRAKTPTLQDKGAVPSVALEAPPTSVVKGQKRELKLFGAGLTPESVRVTVPPKWQVTNRTAGPDEVVCEVMPPAETEAQSGRITIGRVVSGKTVAALVVDMPVDSSFAGSLKPALGDALGSKAVQISLVNHSQEPVTLHWQAVIGHELNMAKASYRLTDPQPAQAGFGEAADGTANLAAGETKTFRLPLRDIAPLTLYHVTLRVNDDNGHESMVSRYVAGFMAVHKGTPVMDGDLSKACWAKAPVATIDQPEQFYGFKGAKWNGPDDVSAKVRFLWDEQYLYLGVQVTDNIFVSSKADGDLWNQDGLQFLVDPRRQGGEKMGYYDGCLGLGTKGPQLWYNSTASPEVMTGEVKDAKVMVKRGAGGNADYEVAIPWSRLAPFKPVPGADLGMGLIVNDDDGAGRSFAGWFSGVHLKETDMVGDLILTE, encoded by the coding sequence ATGAAGAGTTTATTGTTTTATATGATCGTGGTGGGCTTTGGTGTGCTTTTGAATGGGACGTGTTTCGTGCAGGCTGGCGATGCCGTGCCGGAGAAGAGGCAGACCCTTTTGCTGGATGAGGTGCTGCAAGCGGGCGAAATGGATTGGTCCTTTGACAACGGGCGTGAATTCAAAGGGGCAAAAGGATCGCTTATCCTGCTTAAAGATGAACCCGAAGCCGGTCGGAACGGCATGCGTCTGGCAGGCGATTTCACAGGTGGCGGAGCCTATGTGCAGGCCGTGCGCAAACTTCCTGAATTGGCAGGTAGCACTTTGGACAGTCTCGTGCTCACCCTGCGGTCAACCAACTGCACGAAGTTTACCGTGCGGATGACCGACAGTACCGGGCAGTGTCACCAACAGAAGATCGCCACTCTCGTGGCCGATGGGCAGTGGCATGAGGTGGTGCTGGATCCCTTGAAGATTGCCGGAGGCGAACACTGGGGCGGCGCCAATGATGGCCAGTGGCACGGCTCACCCTCGATGGTGGCCGTGATCCTCAACAAGAGTCAGACCCTGTCGCCGGTACTGGACATCGCCCGGCCCAGGGCCATAACGAAGGCGGTTTCCCTTGTGGAGGCGGCCTGCTACAAGGAAGGCTTCGAGGCGGGACGGATGCCGGAGAAGTGGGAGTCGGTGGGCACGGTGATGCTGACGGATGTGCAGCCATTTTCCGGCAACGGGGCGCTGCAACTGGTTCGTACCCTGGAGAATGTAAACCAGCCCATTCATGCCCGTGGCCCGGTGTTTACCGCCCGGCCCGGAGCCTGGGAGGTGGCGGGGGCGGGCCGTTCGGCCTTGTATTCGCCGGATGAGTCCTTCCAGGGGGTCATCGCGGTGGAGTGGCTGGATGCCGCAGGCAAGATGCTGGAGCGCTCTCTCGCCCAGGAACTGCGGGGTACCAATGTCTGGAAACCTTTCAAGAAAACGCTGGAGGCTCCGGCTGGAACGGTGGCAGGCCGCTTGGGCGTTGAACTTGAGAAGACGTATGGGGCAATGGCGGTGGATGAACTCTCCGTTTCCTTTGTCCCGCCTGCAGCCGGAGCGGCAAAGCAGTTTGACCGGGTTATGCTTTCACCTTCACGTCTGGGGGGGATGTTCCTGCCGGACGAGATGCCCACCTACAAGGTGTCGGTCTGGGCTTTGAAGCCGCTGAAGAAGGAAGACCTGACGGTGACGGCCAGCATTTCCGATTACTGGGGTGCCGAGCAAGGCGTCAGTCAGATAGTGACGCTTCAGAAGACGGCTTTCAAGCAACAGGTATTCCAGTACGAGGGCGAACTGGTGTTGTCGACCAACGGGCTTGAGGTGGGACGGTTCTACCGCCTGCATCTGGATGTGCCGCAACCCGGTGCCAAGCCGTTTCGCCACACGATTGGTCTGGCGCGGTTGCCTGAGGCACTGACCAAACAATATTCGCCGGAGGAAATTCCCTTTACCATCCGGAACTGGGACAATCGGATCAAGGATTACTTCTTTTTGACCGACCGGATTGGTATCCGCGTGCCGGGTGTCTGGGGTGGCTGGAGTGACAAGCCGCCCTACAAGCCGAATTTACCCGGCGGTGAGTGGTGCCAAAAGCTTGGCATGAAGTGGGTGACCGGCTCACCCGGGGCGGGCGTGGAACGTGGAAAGGTTATGGATCCGGTGATGCTGAAGACCGGCATGACCAATTTCCTGAAAACCTATGCCACCAACGGTCTGGCCTATATCTGTCTGGGGAACGAGCCAAGCGGCGGCCCGAGTCAGATCACCAGCAATATTGCGGCTTACAAGGTGTTGTACGAGGCGGTCAAGGCGTTCGATCCTAAAATCCAGGTTATTGCCACGTCGGTGGAGCCGAATGAGGAGTATTTCCGGCAGGGCTATCAGAATTATTGCGATATCTACGATTTCCACACCTACGAATCCTATCCCGGCATCCGCAAGACGGTTGAGGCTTACAAGGCGCTGATGGAGAAATATCATGCGGTAAAGCCGATCTTCAGCACGGAGCTGGGATTGAACTGCCAGGGACTCTCACGCCAGATTGTGGCCCAGGAAATGGTCAAGAAATTCGCCGTCTTCTTCGCGGCCGGCGGCGTCAACGCCTCGTGGTTTACGATCATGTATCCTGATCCCAAGGGCACGGAGGCCAATTCATCAGGACAAGCGTTCAACATCTACGATACGCGTTACAATCAGTACAACCCGAAGTTGGATGCGGTGACGTTGTACCAGGCCATCAATGCGATTGCCAACAAGGCCTTCAAGATGGAACGGACCTATGCGGATGGCACGGAATCCTATCTGTTTGCCAACTCCAAGGGCGAGTGTTTGCAGATGGTCTGGAATGAGAAGGGGAGGACGGATATCGGGCTGGCCGTGCCGGGTGCGGAGACGGCCTCGCTGGTGCTGCTTGACGGGACGACGCTGCCGCTGGCGCCGCATGAGGGGGTTGTGACGGTGACAGTTTCTGCGGAGCCGATCATGGTGCTCTACCGGGCCAAGACACCGACACTGCAAGACAAAGGGGCTGTACCGTCCGTTGCGTTGGAGGCGCCTCCGACATCCGTCGTCAAGGGCCAGAAGCGTGAATTGAAACTTTTCGGTGCAGGATTAACGCCGGAGTCGGTGCGTGTTACCGTGCCGCCGAAGTGGCAGGTGACGAACCGTACGGCCGGGCCGGATGAGGTCGTGTGCGAGGTGATGCCACCCGCTGAGACCGAGGCGCAGTCGGGGCGAATCACGATAGGCCGTGTGGTTTCCGGGAAGACGGTGGCGGCACTCGTGGTCGATATGCCGGTGGATAGCAGTTTTGCGGGCTCCCTCAAACCGGCGCTTGGCGATGCTCTCGGCTCGAAGGCGGTTCAGATTTCTCTCGTCAACCATAGCCAGGAACCGGTGACGTTGCATTGGCAGGCGGTCATCGGGCATGAACTCAATATGGCCAAGGCCTCGTACCGGTTAACGGATCCCCAGCCGGCCCAGGCCGGTTTTGGTGAGGCGGCTGACGGCACGGCGAATTTGGCCGCAGGCGAGACGAAGACCTTCCGCCTGCCTCTGCGCGATATCGCTCCGCTGACGCTCTATCATGTGACCCTGCGGGTCAATGATGACAACGGGCATGAATCGATGGTCTCCCGATATGTGGCGGGCTTTATGGCGGTTCACAAAGGCACGCCGGTGATGGATGGTGACTTGAGCAAGGCCTGCTGGGCGAAGGCGCCGGTGGCGACGATTGACCAGCCTGAGCAGTTCTATGGATTCAAGGGGGCGAAGTGGAATGGCCCGGATGACGTGTCGGCGAAAGTCCGGTTCCTGTGGGATGAACAGTATCTTTATCTGGGCGTGCAGGTGACGGATAATATCTTTGTGTCCAGCAAGGCGGATGGCGATCTGTGGAATCAGGACGGCTTGCAGTTCCTGGTGGATCCCCGTCGGCAGGGCGGTGAAAAAATGGGGTACTACGATGGATGTTTGGGGCTGGGCACCAAGGGCCCCCAACTCTGGTACAATTCCACGGCTTCGCCGGAAGTCATGACCGGCGAGGTGAAGGATGCAAAGGTGATGGTCAAGCGCGGGGCAGGGGGCAATGCGGACTACGAGGTGGCCATTCCGTGGTCGCGGCTGGCACCCTTCAAACCGGTTCCCGGCGCCGACCTAGGCATGGGGCTGATTGTAAATGATGATGATGGGGCCGGTCGCAGTTTCGCGGGGTGGTTCAGTGGTGTCCACCTCAAGGAAACCGATATGGTGGGGGATCTCATCCTGACGGAGTAA
- a CDS encoding SGNH/GDSL hydrolase family protein, producing the protein MKSVLTTFLMTTLVCAGSVAVAQETNGMNTGETVADAAVPQNNAMAKIKDVPGLPRVLLIGDSISIAYTLPVRALLQGKANVHRIPVNGSATGTGVAGVKSWVGTGRWDVVVFNFGVHDAKLYDSEGKVAQTREGAHPATSIEAYTNNLQKIINLLKPTGASLIFATTTPIPEVTTGRLFDFIPPRNAAALEVMKANGVAICDLYSAILPRWKEFLRPGDVHFAPGGSAVLASEVVRSVEAKMATQKAE; encoded by the coding sequence ATGAAATCTGTGCTAACAACCTTTCTCATGACAACCCTGGTATGCGCCGGTTCTGTCGCCGTCGCCCAGGAAACCAATGGCATGAATACCGGTGAAACGGTGGCGGATGCGGCCGTTCCCCAGAACAATGCCATGGCGAAAATCAAGGATGTTCCCGGCTTGCCGCGTGTCCTGCTGATTGGCGACTCGATCTCCATCGCCTATACCCTGCCGGTCCGGGCGCTTCTCCAGGGGAAAGCCAATGTCCACCGGATTCCTGTGAACGGTTCGGCGACTGGAACCGGCGTGGCAGGTGTGAAAAGCTGGGTTGGAACGGGTCGATGGGATGTGGTGGTGTTCAACTTCGGAGTCCATGATGCGAAGTTGTATGACAGCGAGGGGAAGGTGGCTCAGACAAGGGAGGGGGCGCATCCGGCCACCAGTATCGAGGCGTATACCAATAATCTCCAGAAGATCATCAACTTGCTGAAGCCGACGGGTGCGAGCCTGATTTTTGCGACGACGACTCCCATTCCAGAGGTCACGACAGGAAGGCTCTTTGATTTTATTCCTCCGCGCAATGCGGCCGCTTTGGAAGTAATGAAGGCCAATGGGGTTGCTATCTGTGATTTGTATTCCGCCATCCTTCCCCGGTGGAAGGAGTTTCTGCGCCCGGGTGACGTTCACTTTGCCCCCGGGGGGTCTGCTGTGCTGGCGTCAGAGGTGGTGAGGAGTGTTGAGGCCAAAATGGCAACACAGAAGGCCGAGTAA